The Magnolia sinica isolate HGM2019 chromosome 9, MsV1, whole genome shotgun sequence genome contains a region encoding:
- the LOC131255323 gene encoding uncharacterized protein LOC131255323 yields the protein MIFSSRSTSSVLKISHLLYADDTMIFSNRSTSSVRILKGFLHSFMEASVLKINPAKSSFIVSSKMATNRIYCLERESSFLRSSLPFLYIGVPLSKGRIQASTFQPLVEKILARISGWKARFLNQGARIVLIKHVLLSIPIHSLAVVDIPKQTLCSLEKGFTDFFWGWSEGKKNLHWVNWKTIVGPSKGGGLGIKGVRDVSSALKLKRAWTIFVDYQSNLWAKFMRTKYEAVLVEISVKKKGIHLASSCVCCTDNSCKEESLDHLFVDSEIAFALWSYF from the exons ATGATTTTCTCTAGCAGGTCTACTTCCTCCGTTTTGAAGATTTCTCACCTGCTATATGCTGATGACACAATGATTTTCTCTAATAGGTCTACTTCCTCCGTCAGGATTCTCAAGGGATTCCTTCACTCCTTCATGGAAGCTTCGGTGCTCAAAATCAATCCTGCCAAAAGTTCCTTCATAGTTTCCTCAAAGATGGCTACTAACAGGATTTATTGTCTTGAAAGGGAGTCTAGTTTTTTGAGATCTTCCCTGCCGTTTCTCTACATCGGAGTCCCTCTATCCAAAGGACGTATCCAAGCTTCCACCTTCCAGCCGTTAGTTGAGAAAATTTTAGCCCGTATCTCCGGGTGGAAAGCGCGATTCCTCAATCAGGGTGCCAGGATTGTgctaatcaaacatgtcctcttGAGCATTCCGATTCACTCCCTTGCGGTGGTCGACATCCCGAAGCAGACATTATGTTCCCTCGAGAAAGGGTTCACTGACTTCTTTTGGGGATGGTCCGAAGGGAAGAAGAACCTACATTGGGTGAATTGGAAGACTATAGTGGGCCCCTCTAAAGGAGGAGGGTTGGGCATCAAAGGAGTTAGAGACGTCTCTTCAGCCCTGAAGTTAAAGAGGGCCTGGACTATCTTCGTCGACTACCAGAGCAATTTATGGGCCAAATTCATGAGAACTAAATATGAG GCTGTCCTGGTTGAGATTAGTGTGAAGAAGAAGGGCATTCATCTAGCTTCCTCCTGTGTTTGCTGCACGGACAATAGCTGTAAGGAGGAATCCCTTGACCATCTCTTTGTTGACAGCGAGATCGCTTTTGCTCTATGGTCTTATTTCTAG